Below is a window of Scatophagus argus isolate fScaArg1 chromosome 24, fScaArg1.pri, whole genome shotgun sequence DNA.
taaatcaaactaatCACAAGTGATCATTACTGAAGCGGGAAGGAAAATATGTGCTTCTTCTTAGCTGGCTTGCATTGTTTTCCCCCCCAAGTTTGAATTTAGTGTCTGAAATGGGACACGGCTAGAGTTATGGTGTCTTTATAAGCACAAAGAAAAGGCTAAGCTAAGGCTGTCTGTGGCTAAATGACATACGAAAGTGCATTTGGCACATGAAGAACTCTGCAGATGATTtcttcaagaaaaataaaaatggaggTAAGAGCACATGGGGCCGAAACAACCAAATGAGCAGTGGCTGAGACAATAGCTCAGTTTACACATAGAATTACACATCATATCAACATGACTTCTATCACCAAACATATATGACACAAAATTTGCTGGTAGCATGGGGATTCAAGTTAAAATTGTACATATTTAAGTGTGTTGACAATAGTAATTAAGGCAGTGGTTAAATATTAATAATCTCCAGTCACCACCTCTTGGATGATTCGGGAGCATGCGGAGCTATACCCGTGTGAAGGTCATGGCGAGGTGCGTCAGGCCTCCTGGAGGCCCACAAGCTCACAGCTTTTCTTCCACAGCTTGGCTTGCAGCTCGGAGTCATAGGAGATATCAGAAGATTGTTTCTTTTCGCCGTTGTAAAGGTAACAGCCCCCCAACCCCTCCATCTCAGAGGCAGCTGCAGCATAGATGGCTATGGATGCTCCCTCTGCTGGAGTCTGAGAAGAAAGGAACCATCAACAGGGTgtgttaaaaggaaaaaaaaaagtgttctaATGAGTTTGGTTCTTCTGAAATTTCTCATTCTGTTGCAAGTCAGATTCACTTAGAGTTTCCCAAACTGAACTTAGAAATCTCTTGAGCAGATGGAAACTACCTTTTCATGAAAAGAAACATTGTGCTGCATAAAAATGCCACttaattttctgctgaaaatcgatttaaacagatatttagtagtgttactgattgattcaggtccaaatccTTTAGTGGGAAGtattaagtaagtaagtaattttccattttgtgttataaatatgcatagtGACTGCCCTCTACAGCTTGAAACCCGGCTATAGGttagcccctagttatgctgctataggcttctgtgcacattcatgtcccattaatgcatatcactaactcaacttcttccctgaagtctttgtgttttctcgtCAAACAcgttcccatggatcgtggttggacctcctgctgcggacctgcttgaaacttactgccattactactgtttagtcataattaaTTTTAACTCTCCTACCACTCTGTACAGTTACTTCCATTATTAGTGTTACTACTACTGTTGctataatcaccatagtaccttctcTACCATAGTACCCCCcccaacccaaccggtcaaggcagatggccgtccaCAGGGGTgtgctccgaggtttctgccttctaaaaggcagtttttcctcgccactgttgccaagtgcctgctcaagagggaatgttgggttcactgtattacaaaatttatttagaagtttggtctagacctgctctaattggaaagtgtcatgagataacttttgttgtgaattagcgctatataaataaactgaattgaaaacgTGATATTCTATGACTTTATAACAGCCCCATAAACTGAGATTTGACAGTTGAAATGAATGATCAAGGCCATACTGAGCCCTAGGAATTGCCTGTGTCAGTTCTTAAAAACGTACCCTGAACAGTATCTTGGCCACTGGTTTCTTCATAGCCTGTGCGAGGCTCCACAGGTTGTTGTACAGTGCTGTGTCCACCATGCCAGGGTCCACGGCGTTAGCGGTCACTGGGAAGCCGCCGGCAGTCAGCTGCTCCTGCAGGTAGTAGGTGAAGAGGACCAGAGCCAGTTTGCTTTGGGAGTAGGCAGCATGGGAACTGTAGCATAGCCTGGAGAcgggggggagggaggggacaAGAGTACGTGGATTAACTTTGAACTCATTTTGTCATTGAAATGAACCCAATGTGACATATTGTTTTGTCAGCTTCAAAGACTGAGCTGTGGTGGTTAATTAAAGCTTGgaacattaaattaaacattataATTGTTGATATCCTGCTTGCATTGTGAATGAATTTTCAGTTTGGACTTTGCATTTAAAGTAGAGCACTCAGTCTTTGAGACACTTCCTAGAAACCTAAAGGACAACAGTTAAAAGGATTTTCTTCTTACTTCCTGTTTAGATCATCCATGTCCATAACTCCTGCGTAGTGTGTAGCGGAGGACATGTTGATGATTCTCGAGCAGCAACCCTGTCTTCCTGACCTCTTCAGAATATCCATAAGCAGGTTGGTAAGCAGGAAATGGCTGAGGTAGTTGAGCTCAAAGTGTAACTCAAAgccatcctgtgtgtgtgtctcaggaaCCAGCATGGTTCCAGCTACATGAGGGAATGACAGAAGGAAGAGATGTACTTTTAGTGTACAATGCATATTGCAATCACTCAAATTAAATAGGGTTTTGCAAATACCTTGAAACTATAACTCTAATCTGGTTTTTCGTGAACTGACAaggccctgcctactgcactgatagtgctgctggatccagaaccccctccatggccctgcctggatcctgctgctcctgctctgcactgttctctctatcctccctgtctctcctctctccctctcctttttctctctatctggccctctcctgtctctctccatctccctgtctctcctctcccccctctccctcccaggcggtcgcagcagaaggccgtctacactgagtctggttctgctcgaggtttctgcctgttaaaaggaagtttttcctcaccactgtcaccaaatgcttactcagtgtgggacctgtttctctctgattctcttcttttttgttgttttttttcttgttgttgtttacacacctgtaaagtgtcttgagataactgtgttatgaattggcactttaaataaaattgaattgaatcaatTAAAGCAGCCTACCATTGTTAACCAGAACATGGAGTGGGAGACCTCTGTCTTTGAACTTCTGAACAAACTGTCGCACTGATTTCAGCGAGGTCATGTCCATGAAGAGAAACTCAGCTGTCAACAGAATAACATCGTCAGCACAGATTCCAGAGAGCTCTGTAAGAGTAATCCTGCGTAGTCATAAACACGAAAAGGATTTGATGAGTTAGTTTGACGAGGTTTTAAAGATGCACTGAAAGTGGCCTCTGGGATTAAAGCTCTGTATTAGAACATGTTCTCTCTAAAACCTGGAACAGCCCAACTTCTTAGCAACTGCAGGCATGTTACCCATGAGTCACTTCCCACTGCCTGTGGCTGCACAAGCACCTAATTAAATCACTTCAGCTCCCCTCATTGTGGCATATTCTGCATATACTACAATAATTGGGATGCCTCACAAGAGAGGGTTTAAAGTAGGGTCAGGCGACACGTAAAGAAGCACATGAAAAGCCTTCTTAGAATtcagtaaattaaaacaaagagcaCTTTGTGCTAATGACTGTCATTACAATGACCATTTTACGCAGCACTCTCGCTTTTGTTCAGGATGAAATTCACTCTAttgcaagattttttttcagtttttcatcactttaatCAGGTTAAGAAGAGCTGGCCACATCCACAAGTCCCGTTTAAAGGGGTCGTTGGGTTTCTCTGTATTAAAGAATAATTTGGAAAGCGTCACAAGAGGACTTTTGTTGTGGTTTGGTgctatatatatctatatatacatatataaatgtatatacaGACACATATAtacaaattgaactgaactgaattaaaccTGCTTTTATTAGTGCTGTTCAGTCATTTGCAGTGCAGTTTGTaataattcagttcatttcactAGAgagtattgtttttctttttaatgttttatttagtttcagttGTTTGTATGTTTGGGGTAGTTGTACTCTTCTTAAGTCTTTCCATTTTATAGTTAACTCCATCAGCACATTTACATTGACAGCTATAAGTTACGTggacacacgcatacacattttaatttaacagaTAGTGAAGAGCTGAGACACATCTGGGTCCACAATTTACACACTACAATACCGTCTAGTGCCACGGctgattatttttatataagaTGTTAGTTATCCTATGAGGAAACCAATTTGAAGGTTGGTggtcaattttaaaaaatactgacagaaaataTGAGACTATAAATGACTATAAATAGAGTTTATAGAAGATTTTGTTTTGGCTAAGAGCTTgggaacaaagacagacagatggagataGACATGTGATTACCTTTGCCCTCGCTGAATTCCTCTTGAATCCTCCTGACAGCTGCTGTGCCCTCTTCTCTCTCGTTCCCAGCTGGAGATGGAGATCAGAAAGTCTTGGTCTGCAGCAATCATCCATTTCAACTCAGGTCCTACCTGCTACACGGACTCAAGAGGACTGGCTAACACTCTTCTTAATCATTTTGACGACTGATCAAAGCACTGTTTGAGCCAAAATGACATAATCGCAAAGCATCTAACTACTGAGGATAGTTCCCTTCGATTAAAGTATAGGATCGTTACCTCAGATATTCCGCACGATGTGCACCAAGGCGGACTAAATTATGCGAGAGAGTCAAATCGTAGAATCCACAAATTTAAAAGTACAACCAAAGTGATGCCAATCAGGAATATGTGCGTCTAgaagataaatatttaatagCTCTATGAACAGAGCTTTGATAAAGAGAACAGCAAAATTTGGATTTATGTTTTGAGCTCCTATATTGTTGCAGGAGTCTTTAAATTAAATGCTGTGAGGGGGGGAGACATCTTGGTCCAGCAAACTGACGCTGGAACGAGGTATCAACTTGCAGGGGGAGGAGACCATATAACATCCAGGTAAAGGCATATGATTGACAGTAGCCTACCTATGAAAACATGCATGCCCAGGCTTGCCAGGTGTCTCGCTGCCTCAAAACCCATTCCTCTGGTACCCCCAGTCACAATGGCAACCCTTCCATTTTGCTTGGGTAAGACTGTGTAGGAGGAGAGAAGGCACCACATAAGAACACGATGCAATCCTTcgaatttttttgtgtgtaacaGTTAGGATTACATGTAGTTACAGCACAGTCAGGACTCGTAAAACTTCTTTGGAGCAGTTCATCTGTCCAATTAGATGCTGCTGAGGGTGCATGCTCTAATCAAAGGTGGACTCTGACATCTGATTGACAAGGACCAAAACAGAAGGGTAAAGCATGTGGATGTTAGGGCAGGAAGGTTTAATTGGCAAACAATAACATAAAACTGTTAATAAATTAATCGTGCCCATGTTAATGCTGAGAAATTGCATAACAGTGTATCAGTGTTGCAATAATAAGTTTGGACATCAAACGGGTCAatgttcaaaagaaaatctttacTTTCATACTGTTCTTTTACATCTTAATATGTAGTGTTCTGCAGAGAAAGACATCGCCAATAAAAGTAACAACAAAGTTGAGTCACAGAGCCTGAAAAAAATTATAGCGcaaaagaaaaaattcaaaaattcagAGCTTATAACATGCTgagtgacagtgacagacatCAACATATACTTTTCTATAATCACTACAATACTCTTAGCTTTTAAATACAGATTTGTACAGTCAGAAATTATGAATGGTTCTGCTCTTGAAGGACATTTACTGTGCAgatttagaagaaaaaaatacgACTGCGATGataaagcaaaaaatgtaaCCACAGCAGTTTAACGATTTcgatattttttaaatttgcgcaattaaataaagttaattattTGGCTTCCAGACTTTTATACAcattctgctttctctttctttctttctgtgaatGAGATGATAGGATTGACTTCAATCACATTATTGTGCGTTAAAGTAGAAAAAAGCCCGACACCATCTCAACACCATCtttacagccatgctagcagttTAAGGCTTCTTTTTCACAGCTGTGTTAACATTTAACAGTGAATATTTGCAAACACGCTCACAATGACTATGCTAACGTGCAAAGGTTGGCAGGTAAAATGTTTATcgtgttcattttaattttaatttatattttaatttagaGAATTAGTGTGTTAGTTTTTCTTAAACAGCTGAGGCCATGCTATAAATGTCTGCACCAAAGTGCATGGCtatccatccaatagttgttgagacattttatatagcaacaaaaaaaaaagttagccAACTATACTAAAAATTAGGAGATCAAAATCACGTTTTTTGTCCACTGGTGAAGATGGATATCTGTTGAAGAAttaatggcaatccatccaatactTGTTGAGATATTTAGTTTGGACCAAGAATCACAATACTAGCATGGTTAAATGAAGTGTTGTGTTGCAGCCATGTCTTCAGGAACAACAGCCCAACAGTtggtttttacatttctgtttacagattaaacaaactgGAGTAAACTAGTGGGCCTTGAAGACGCGGCAGGTGTGTTTTTGAACTTTAGACAGCCGTTTCTCCTGCTTCCAGGTTAGCTAGCTCGACGttcatctcatctcactctcAGAAAGACGGCAAAATACACAATTCGTTCAAAGTGACTTGGCTAGACAATGGAGGCCAATACtcttttcaaaattcaaaaaaacacatccattACATTTTCATACTAGTGACTGATGCCTTgattatatttcttttaatgtttCAGCAAGTCTGGCAGCAGGCCACACAATATGCAAGGAATAAAGTAAATTATTTGACTTTCTTGCAGTTGTAAGCAGTCATCCAAGTGGCTGACAAGAGTTTTCTTCCCAAACGTTGTCCAAATTATCCTCACAGGGTTCAGGCTCATAGTAGCTTCGTGAGTTCTCATACAAGAATACCTGCTGATCTACTAAAGCTGGAGCTATACGGTTCCTTTTCCCACAAAGTACAGTaccagaggagctgaacagcctGTGACAAGGTACACTCATGGCAGGAACACACCAGTACCTCTGGAGCACCTTGGGGAGAGTGGGGAACAAGGGGGCATGACTTGACCACCACAGTAAAGGGTCTTCATTCAGGCCTAGGACTCTTTGTGATTTGTAGTTGCTCAGTTCCTCTACCACCTGTGCGTGCAGCTCCTCCTGGCTCTGGTCTGCATCAGACTGGCAAAATATCGCCGCCAAAGGGTTTTCTTGGGTTACACTGCTGGTTGAAGATTCTCTAATAGGTGTCTGCTTTTTGCTAGGTGGCTCATCAGATACCAAAGAGAAATCATCTAGGCACGATCGCTCTGCAATCTGCTTCTCAAGGATTGCTTTTGCCTCCTCGATGATGTGATTCTCAACTTTTGAGCGTTCTTGCGCAGACAGGAAAGGCAACTTCTTGTACCGAGGATCCAAGAAGGTAGCAACGTTGAGGAATGTTGAAATTTCTTGCGACAGTTGTGTATTCTGTGAATATGTGCCTGATAGGACCTTTGAGATGACCTCTTTGGTCATGCTGATCTCTTTGAGGTCCCCTTCCTTGACCTTGAGGGTGGTGTTCAACAGCATATGAAGCACAGGCCTAACCATGCTAATAGTTGGGTACCTGCAAGAAGTTATCATGTTTGCCACAACTTTAAAAGGCTGGAGTATTTCAATCAAGCCCTCTACCAAGGCCCAGTCGGGGCCATCAAAGCTGAAATGATGGCTGCTGGAACTTTCTCTAAGTGTTGCAGTTACAGCAACCTGCTGTTCTTTCAGTCTTTGTACCATTGCTAAAGTGGCCAACCAAGACCTACCCCTGTCTGTTATGAGTGTACACTGAGCAAGGCCATGTTGCTTCTGTTTATCTTTCAGCAGATACATTGACGGTTCTCTGAAATGATCAACAAGTTTGCGGCAACATCCCAAAAAGCTGTCGACTCTCGGGAGCTGGAAGGCTTCATCCATTGCACGATTAATGGTATGTCCAAGGCAAGGCATTTCCACTGACAGTTCCAGGAGCGAGCATGCTTTGACAATGTCCACTGAACCATTTGTTGTGGCACCGCTGACTTTATGAGTTATCTCCCATTCAACAAAGGCTTCATACATCGCTCTGGTGATATtctcagctgtgttgtcctcttGTACTTCAAAAGTTTTAAGGCACTTGTTGATCACTGAGAACCCATTTGTACTGCTGTAATTAACTGAATGCATAGAGAGTGAAATGTACGTTCTATTCTGTGTTTGGCTCTGCCAAAGATCTGTAGTAACACCACAGTTTACAACCCCAGTGAGCTCATTAAAGACCATGTCACGGGCACGGCAATACATCTGAGGAAGCATTTTAACCACCAAGTCGCTTTTGCTTGGTGGAGAGTACCCAGGATCAATGGTACTCATTAAGGTCTTGAAAGTAGGCTCTTCAACTACAGATACTGGGTACAACCCCTCGCAGATAAAGttgatgacagcagcagtcagatCATTGTGTCGTCGGTTTTCATAGTCTAAGCTCTGCCTTAAGTTTGTGTCCTGGGATTGTTGCTGAACATATAGACCTGAAGGCTCAGTCTTTATCCTGGAGAATGCTGTGGCGAATGCCTCACGCATCTGATCTGTGTTGCTCTTCACAAACTCACTGAATTCTACAGGGTGATTTTTTTCAAGGTGGTAAGACAGATTGGAGGTGTTTCCAGAGTAAGCGATTTGACTCATACATACACGACAGTATATCCGTTTCCAGTGCAATATGCAACCATCTGCATCTGTGTCAAAGCCAAAGTATTTCCagactttgctttttgcacGGGGGTGTGCGACCAGATTGAGGCCAGAGCATGAAGGTCCTGAACCTTTACCCTCCATTGGTTCCTTCAGTAAGCAATCCACTTGGATGCGTTCACTTATTGCGCACCTAACAAGAATAGTGAAATGAACATTTGATGATGTTGACACAAACATTTTAGCTACTTATGAAGCTACACTGAGATGGGattgtaaaacattaaagactTGTTTACATTCACACAAGAAAGCACATTAGTTTGAGAAATCACgtaaaaagcaggaaaacaactCAGCTTTACCTATGCTAGTCTGATCTGATGTCCAAACGACTAATTAACATGAAAATTATCATTTAGTCGGGAGGATATAAAAATTAGCACCATAACTACAAAGTATTTTTAGATTTGACAGACCTTCTTCTTGCCTCCCTcctaaataacaataatttagGAAATCCCATTACTTTCTGCTGCACTCATGCCCTCATGCATTACCAACTGCCTGCATTCTTTGTGAGATTACCAGAGTAAACCTATAAGCTTGTCTCGAGACACAATCACCTCTTTGTCTTAAAGCGTACTGTATTAGTGACTTCtcacaacacatcacacattGTTGTTAAACACAGTTCGACTGCAAATGATGACTACGCTaggtttttattaatgttttaaactatgtcttttttggaatcaggttTGTTAATATTCCAAAcattaaaactggaaaaaattAATGTTTCAACTAACTGGTGTCAcgagacaacttttgttgtgactttgcgctacataaataaattgaattgattCTAATTTATAGCAGATACTCAGATACTTGCAGGTTATAAACAACAAAGTCTTATTTGGAGTGGACTAGCCTGTTAGGAGTGACATATTTTAACTGTCACTTTTTAATAAAAGCACTCACATTTCAGCAAAACGCACACAAATACAATTAAATCTTCAGTATCAAGCCTTACCCTTGAAAACCCTGGAAACTTCAATCTAGACATTTGCATTATAGATGGAGGCCAATTCAGAACAGATCTTTGTTTGGCAGATACTGAGATGGTTGATCACAAtgataaatgtaattttttttatgctaacatctaaaaaaaaatctaaataaaaatcaaacctGTGTGTGGGGAAAGTATGTAGCATAAAGGTCACAACTTACAGTCAATGTAATAGACCATATGTGTGACATTTGAATAATAAACAGTATTATTCTAGCACGtagaaacaaacagattttgaaaataatGTAAGCCAGTCTTACAACTCGTAAAGCCCTTTCAACAGTTGTTATTCTACTTAATCCCACACACATGATACCTCTGGCACCATTTCTTTCTACTGCTTTCTACTGTATTATAGACAGAGTAAATCATAACTTTAAAAGACAACATGCTAGCAGAGCGTATCAGATAtttaggaaataaaaaaaaaagaccagacCTGGTAACGTAAAAGATCTGTTGAACATTTGATAGATAAGAACTTTAACTCCGCATAAATACAGCCTGAGAAGAGGCACCAACACCGTCTGCAGCCACATCCCTCTGTTTCCTCCGAACAGCTTCCGAGTCCAACTGTGCTTCACGTTAATGAGTCCGACTCCGAGCCTGCACGGTATTAATAGTCCTTAGTTCCGCCCCCAAGAAATTTGCGTCATAAGATACCATAAAATGGTGCAGATTAACtggaaaacaagaaataatatttttaaaattttcttttcatcctaCTAGATTCTAGAATTGTAATTGTATTGTAGGTGCTTCCTGTGAGGGTAACTATCACCTTGaagattaaaaaattaaaatgtaattaaaggcTGCATGTCCCTAGGAAATGATAATTCAAGAGTCTAGAACATATTAATataagaagagaaagaaagacaaagaatatatatatattttatcttttttattagCCTAAATTAACACACAGGCTGCCCAAAGGTACAGCCTATAGCCCTCACAAGCACAGTGGCCATGGGTTGGTAAAATGTAATTCAGAGAAAACAGGACTAATTACTtagtaataaaatgtaattaattataTAAATGTGGTCGGGCTCATAAAATTATTGTTGTTTAGAAATTTTAAGTCACTCACTGTTGTGTCATTCTGAAAGATCAACTCTACACAAGAAAATCTCTTTATTTCAATTAATGAAACTGTCTACACAGGCCAGGTAAGCTCAGTTTACACACTTAACAGCAAGATAATGTGtgtttcaagttttgttttttttttccttctgatgGTTTGGAGACACTGAAgttgctactgctgctgctggaaataagGAGGTCAAAACCAACCAATCAGACAATTTTGAACTGCTGTCAAGGATCAACAGCGGTCAAAAAGAAGGTCTCTCTTTTCCAGAGTTTGAAAATTCTGGAATCAGCTGATGACCcccatgtgattttttttttttttttgaccaccGTATGTAAATCTGCTTTAGGTTGCAAAATCTCCCAAATTCCAGGAAAACCCGTTTGTACCATCAGACAGACTGCAGATTAGACATAGACCCTCGCAGCTCTGTGAATATAGAAAGTACAATGGGCACTCTATTAAGTCATAAACTCTTTTATGGAAGTAAAAATTCATACCAATTCAATTTCTTAACAAACATGTATTCATgatgagatagatagatactttattgatcccagactgggaaattacagaatcATCATCATGAGACAAGATATACTTTTGAGATTACTCTCATAATGTGTTCTTTCTCAGTCCATCCCTAATGCAATTTGGAATGGTTGTGTTCCTCATTTGCTTGTGGGACAAATGAATACATTATAAAATTACACTCATAATGTGTTATTTCTCGCGCTTCCCTAATAATAGGGTCTGGTTTCATGTATTAGTGAATCATGGGTTGAAGTTGGTGTGGTTGAAACAACAGCTGCTATTAATTCtactttcatttcatattaatATCATTTGTCATGGCCTGCTGTCCCTCTCTACAAGTACATTCATTTATGTGGGGAGGTAGTAAGTCTGATAATTTTCTAATTTGGGGAGTGTATGACATTTGGCACAATATCAACAAATGATAAGCTTGCTGTTTTATCGGCACCAATTGAAATGTGACCAATATTTCCTGGGGGGAGGTGTGATTAGTGATGCTTAAGATTCTTTCATCTGTGGCTGAGGAAGACCCCTCATGATTATGGTCACCCCTTGACTTTACTTGCCAAAATTTGCCCTTGTGCATTATCATGtcaacatcacatcacagattatgactgactgactgaaagttTAGTGTGGTGTGGTGATTTGCATTGTTTCGTcaaagcaagagggttctggataACTCCAGGTCTTGGACCTTCTGTACGGGATGTACATGTTCTCCCTG
It encodes the following:
- the dhrsx gene encoding dehydrogenase/reductase SDR family member on chromosome X gives rise to the protein MWLQTVLVPLLRLYLCGVKVLIYQMFNRSFTLPVLPKQNGRVAIVTGGTRGMGFEAARHLASLGMHVFIAGNEREEGTAAVRRIQEEFSEGKAEFLFMDMTSLKSVRQFVQKFKDRGLPLHVLVNNAGTMLVPETHTQDGFELHFELNYLSHFLLTNLLMDILKRSGRQGCCSRIINMSSATHYAGVMDMDDLNRKLCYSSHAAYSQSKLALVLFTYYLQEQLTAGGFPVTANAVDPGMVDTALYNNLWSLAQAMKKPVAKILFRTPAEGASIAIYAAAASEMEGLGGCYLYNGEKKQSSDISYDSELQAKLWKKSCELVGLQEA
- the LOC124055611 gene encoding E3 SUMO-protein ligase ZBED1-like yields the protein MEGKGSGPSCSGLNLVAHPRAKSKVWKYFGFDTDADGCILHWKRIYCRVCMSQIAYSGNTSNLSYHLEKNHPVEFSEFVKSNTDQMREAFATAFSRIKTEPSGLYVQQQSQDTNLRQSLDYENRRHNDLTAAVINFICEGLYPVSVVEEPTFKTLMSTIDPGYSPPSKSDLVVKMLPQMYCRARDMVFNELTGVVNCGVTTDLWQSQTQNRTYISLSMHSVNYSSTNGFSVINKCLKTFEVQEDNTAENITRAMYEAFVEWEITHKVSGATTNGSVDIVKACSLLELSVEMPCLGHTINRAMDEAFQLPRVDSFLGCCRKLVDHFREPSMYLLKDKQKQHGLAQCTLITDRGRSWLATLAMVQRLKEQQVAVTATLRESSSSHHFSFDGPDWALVEGLIEILQPFKVVANMITSCRYPTISMVRPVLHMLLNTTLKVKEGDLKEISMTKEVISKVLSGTYSQNTQLSQEISTFLNVATFLDPRYKKLPFLSAQERSKVENHIIEEAKAILEKQIAERSCLDDFSLVSDEPPSKKQTPIRESSTSSVTQENPLAAIFCQSDADQSQEELHAQVVEELSNYKSQRVLGLNEDPLLWWSSHAPLFPTLPKVLQRYWCVPAMSVPCHRLFSSSGTVLCGKRNRIAPALVDQQVFLYENSRSYYEPEPCEDNLDNVWEENSCQPLG